The stretch of DNA TCCAGGCGACGATTATAGGTAATATCAGCCAGCAAACCGCTGCCTGCGCTAACCAATAGGTTTGCCAAGACCATGACCTGGTATTCTTTTGCGGTGTATAACAAAGCGACGCGCTGGAAGCTCCTATAGCATGAAATGATATTCCGGCAATTACGCTCATAATCCTTTATGGTGTTAATTTATAAAAGGAAGCTGCATTATTGTACAGCACTTGCACTTGATCATCCGCGGTCAATTCTTCTGAAAATATTTCCCTGTAAGTCAGCCAGGCTTTTTCATAAGGGCCGGCCAATAAGGCGACGGGCCAGTCGCCACCACAAAAACAACGATTTGTCCCAAACAACTTTAGTACCTGCATGATATAAGGTTTCAAATCATCTTTTGTCCAGTTTTTGCCATTACCGGCAGTTACGCTAAGCCCCGAAATTTTCGCATACAAATTGGGATGTTCTGACGCAATGGTCATTTGGCGTTCCCATTCAACATGCTTTTCTTTCCTTGCAATGGGGGGCTGGTTCAAATGATCAAAAACCATTTTCAGGTTGGGCAATTTTTCCGCTACTGTAATTGCGGTTTTTATATGTTCTATATTGATTCCAACTATATCATAAGTAAGCTGATGTTCAGCCAATATTTCTAAACTTTCAATCACATTTGTTTGCAATAGCCATTTAGGGTTTGGCTCATTATGGATGAGATGGCGACAACCTTTCAGATAATGATTACCACAAAATCTTTCTGTTAACGCTTTTTCTGTTGCTTTCGGGTTTTGCAAAGGCAACCAGCTTACAACGCCCTTTATCCATTCTGTTTCTGCAGCCACCTGCATCATTAAATCCGTATCCTCAAAATTATTGGCAGCTTGTACCAATACTCCATCTGTTACACCTGCCTTTTCAATTTGCGGCGTTAATTGTTCAATTAAATAGGTTTTATTTAAAATGCTTGTGTCCCCTTTCAACCAGGTATATTCAGCCTTTTCCAGATTCCACATATGTATATGTGTATCTATAATACGGTTTGTCATAAAGAAAATGTTCTTTTGTTATAAATTGAATTCTCTATTGATTGATGCAGAATCTTCGCCTAATCCCGGCGCGCCTTTCGTGGATGTTAATAATTGCCCATCTACTCTTATCGGGCACCGGGTTGTTTTCATATAATGATTACCTATGGTAATCATCTGTTCCATTTCAAGAACTTTGTACCCTTCCTGCTTCATTAAAGTATCATAGTCAAAAACTTCTGCACACCATATGTCTGCGGGCTCTAATATAGCTAACCATTGATGAGCGTTTTTAGTCATTAAATGATTCTGTAGGATGGTTTTTATTTCATCTCTTTTGTTAAACCAATCAGCGGGGTTTGTGTAATCTTGCAAGGGGGCACATTGCAACAATGTTCCAATCGTCAAGATATTCCCCATCGCCAAAGCCAAATAGCCTTCATTGGTTTTGTAAACACCATAAGGCGCCGCAATGTAAGCGTGAGCATTATTTACCATACTTCGCTGCGGCAGCTGATGGCCATCATTGTAGAAGCAGGTAAGCACTTCAAACTGGAAATCCAATAGACTTTCCATCATGCTTATTTCTATCAACGCACCTTCATTTGAGGTAAGGCGAGCAAAAATAGCAGCTAATATTCCTTGTGCCAAATGAGTGCCGGTTAGTATATCAGCGACTGCAACCCCCATAGGTGTTGGGTCGTCGTTCCTGTTGCCGCTTAAATAGGTGATACCAGAGACCGCCTGAAGCAGTAAATCCTGCCCCGGCTTATCTTTCCAATCACCGGTATCGCCATAACCGCTGATAGAAGCGTAAATAATTTGAGGATTGAGTTTTTTTACCTCTTCATATGAAAGGCCGATACGTTCCATCACACCCGGACGGAAATTATGCATCATAACATCGGATTTCGCAACAAGCTTTTTTATTTTATTTAAATCGTCTGCATTTTTCAAATCAGCTTCGTAACTTTCTTTGTTACGATTAATGGCATGAAAAATGGTAGATTCTCCCTTGACCATGATATCGCTTACATAAAGCTCCCGGCAAATATCACCAGTTACCGGGCGCTCTATTTTAATAACTCTTGCTCCCATATCGGCCAGCCGCAGGCTAGCCGAAGGGCCGGATAAAAACTGACTAAAATCCAGTATCAATATATCTTCCAGAAGTTTCATTAACTTTTTTTTGCTAGTGATCTTTTTATTGCATTGGTATGTTCACCGAGTCTTGGCGCGGATTTATCCGATAAAAAATATTGTCCGTTAAAACGAATTGGACAACGGGTTGTCTTTATTTCTTTATCACCGGCCATAATTACCTGTTCCATATTCAAGCACTGATAGGTTGATGATTTTAGCAGCTGATTCCAATTTAAAACGGGCATTACCCATAAATCATGGGCCTGCATTTTTTGTAATAAAACATCCGTACTATAAGTTGCGAAATATTGTTCAAGTGTTGACTTTATTTCATCTCTTTTTTTAAATGACTCGTTTTCTTCGAATTTTCTCAAAGGCTCGTACTGAATAACGGCATTTAATTTTTTTATTGGCATCATAGCAACTGCGATATACCCATCGAATGTCTTATAAAGTCCATACGGTGCGCTTAATAAAGGATGACCATTGTTGATTTCAGATCGTTGGTGCGGCTGCCTGGTTTCAAAATAAGTTGTAAAGAATTCAAACTGAAAGTCTAATAAAGTTTCCAGTAAACTCAATTCCAAAAAAGCGCCCTTTCCTGTTTTTTGACGGCGAATAAGCGCCGCAAGTATGCCTTGTACGGCTTGGTTTCCACATAAATAATCGCTCATCGCCAACCCGAACGGAATAGGATTGTCATGTTTATTCCCAGAGGAATAAGCCAGTCCAGATATTACTTGTGCCAGCAGATCTTGTCCGGGCTTTTGTTTCCAGGGGCCCTTTGTGCCGTACCCGGAAATTTCTGCATAAATTATACGCGGATTTATTTTCTGGACATTGATATAGTCTAAACCCAATGCCTCCATTACGCCAGGGCGAAAGTTGTGCGTAATTACATCGGCTTTTTTAATGAGTTGTTTAATAAACTCAATATCATCAGCTTTTTTCAAATCGGCAGTAAAGCTTTCTTTGTTTCGGTTAATGGTATGGAATAGTAAAGAACTTTCGTCTACCCATAAATTGCTTATAGAAAATTGACGCCCGGCATCACCTTTTTCCGGCCGTTCAATTTTGATAATCCTTGCGCCCATATCTGCAAGTCGTAACCCCGCACAAGGGCCCGACAAATATTGGCTGAACTCTAAAACCGTAATTCCTTTCAGTGGTAAATTCATATAGCAATTCAGCTTTTTAGATTCTGTCTACTTTCCCTATACAATTTGTTTATTTCTTCCAATACCTTTTCAGGCCTTACTTTGTGCAGTAAAAATTGTTGCACGGGGATGCCTGCGTAATCCTGAAAATGGAGGTATCCATTATATCTTGGTCTTTGGTAAGCATTGTCTAATGTATCCAGGGTATTTGAAAAAAAGTTATTGCAAAGGCTGTTGGCCATTGGGTCATTCCAGGCAGAACGATGACCCGGCTGCCCGCCATGCTGCACATACAGCGCAGACTGAATTTTTTCGGAAACTACCCAAGCTGTAAAATTGGTGGCCAATTCCTTATTTTGTGTCGTAGCAGACACCGCCAATCCTGTTCCGCCTAAAGTGCTTCTTAGCCGGCGGTTGCCCTCTAATTTCACAAGGTTGCCATAGGTAAGAGGGGAGGAGGCATACCCTTGACGCGAATAGTTGGAATAACCATAAGCAAAAGGACAGTACGAATAGTCATCCGTAGAAGACATCAGCTCTGCAACATTGACAGGATTATAGCTATACATTTTTACATCAACCAGGCTCCATAATTCTTTCATGCTATCTAGTGCCATCATACCGGTCTCCTTATCAATCACTTCATGCTCGTTCAAAAAAGGTTCGGCGCCATGTACTAAACAAAACATATAAAAATTCATTAGCAAATCAATAGGGATACCTGGAACAGCGACTCGTTTTTTTTGGGCCAAGCTCAACAATTCCCGCCAGGTATCAGGAACAGCTATATCATCACGCAATAGTAAATCTGCCCGATAACTTGCAACAGGTGTAGCCGCATCAATGGCCAATGCCCACTGATGACCGCCATAATGATAGCTTAAGTGAGAATTACCCACTGAATTATCCAATTGGTTTTTTAAATACTCTTTTGATAAATATTCTTCCAGTGGCAGCACACATTTTGTTGCCGAAGCGCAACCAATCCAGGGATGATCAATTATGAGTAAATCATATTGTGTGGTTAATTTTTCAATAGGAAAATCGGCAAACTCCTGAAGGGTGCGTTTTTTCCAATTTATCGTCACTTGAGGGTTTAATTCAGAGAATCGTTGCGAAGCGGCTAATAATGGTGTGATGCCTCTGCTGTGCCCCCAAGTTATACCATTTAAAACAATCTCACTCATCTTTTATCTTAGTTCATTTTTTTCTACAAGTAAAATATGCTCACATGTCATTACCAGTTCCTTACTCTGATTGAAAACTTCTATTAATTCTGTCACCCGGCCAAACTGCGGTTTTTTGTAATCCTTTTTTTCTTTAATGGTATTTTTTACTGTAATGGTATCTCCAATGAAAACGGGTTTTAGAAAACG from Inquilinus sp. KBS0705 encodes:
- a CDS encoding CoA transferase — its product is MKLLEDILILDFSQFLSGPSASLRLADMGARVIKIERPVTGDICRELYVSDIMVKGESTIFHAINRNKESYEADLKNADDLNKIKKLVAKSDVMMHNFRPGVMERIGLSYEEVKKLNPQIIYASISGYGDTGDWKDKPGQDLLLQAVSGITYLSGNRNDDPTPMGVAVADILTGTHLAQGILAAIFARLTSNEGALIEISMMESLLDFQFEVLTCFYNDGHQLPQRSMVNNAHAYIAAPYGVYKTNEGYLALAMGNILTIGTLLQCAPLQDYTNPADWFNKRDEIKTILQNHLMTKNAHQWLAILEPADIWCAEVFDYDTLMKQEGYKVLEMEQMITIGNHYMKTTRCPIRVDGQLLTSTKGAPGLGEDSASINREFNL
- a CDS encoding CoA transferase, translated to MNLPLKGITVLEFSQYLSGPCAGLRLADMGARIIKIERPEKGDAGRQFSISNLWVDESSLLFHTINRNKESFTADLKKADDIEFIKQLIKKADVITHNFRPGVMEALGLDYINVQKINPRIIYAEISGYGTKGPWKQKPGQDLLAQVISGLAYSSGNKHDNPIPFGLAMSDYLCGNQAVQGILAALIRRQKTGKGAFLELSLLETLLDFQFEFFTTYFETRQPHQRSEINNGHPLLSAPYGLYKTFDGYIAVAMMPIKKLNAVIQYEPLRKFEENESFKKRDEIKSTLEQYFATYSTDVLLQKMQAHDLWVMPVLNWNQLLKSSTYQCLNMEQVIMAGDKEIKTTRCPIRFNGQYFLSDKSAPRLGEHTNAIKRSLAKKS
- a CDS encoding extracellular solute-binding protein, whose translation is MSEIVLNGITWGHSRGITPLLAASQRFSELNPQVTINWKKRTLQEFADFPIEKLTTQYDLLIIDHPWIGCASATKCVLPLEEYLSKEYLKNQLDNSVGNSHLSYHYGGHQWALAIDAATPVASYRADLLLRDDIAVPDTWRELLSLAQKKRVAVPGIPIDLLMNFYMFCLVHGAEPFLNEHEVIDKETGMMALDSMKELWSLVDVKMYSYNPVNVAELMSSTDDYSYCPFAYGYSNYSRQGYASSPLTYGNLVKLEGNRRLRSTLGGTGLAVSATTQNKELATNFTAWVVSEKIQSALYVQHGGQPGHRSAWNDPMANSLCNNFFSNTLDTLDNAYQRPRYNGYLHFQDYAGIPVQQFLLHKVRPEKVLEEINKLYRESRQNLKS
- a CDS encoding amidohydrolase family protein, coding for MTNRIIDTHIHMWNLEKAEYTWLKGDTSILNKTYLIEQLTPQIEKAGVTDGVLVQAANNFEDTDLMMQVAAETEWIKGVVSWLPLQNPKATEKALTERFCGNHYLKGCRHLIHNEPNPKWLLQTNVIESLEILAEHQLTYDIVGINIEHIKTAITVAEKLPNLKMVFDHLNQPPIARKEKHVEWERQMTIASEHPNLYAKISGLSVTAGNGKNWTKDDLKPYIMQVLKLFGTNRCFCGGDWPVALLAGPYEKAWLTYREIFSEELTADDQVQVLYNNAASFYKLTP